One Gadus chalcogrammus isolate NIFS_2021 chromosome 7, NIFS_Gcha_1.0, whole genome shotgun sequence genomic window, TCTGTTGATGGGTGAACATAATTTCATGAACGTACGTCAAAAAGCTGAGGAGTTATGATTCTCAAAGTTTTCAATTGATCGCTTTATGGTCCTATTTTGATGAACTTTACCCTGGTTAACCTTGACCTATGCTTCTTTACATACACCAAGTTTGGTGATGATTGACCCAAGTGAACCCCACCTTTATTCACCTATCATCGTTTGGGCCTGTCCAGACGCTATTTTGTTACACGTTCTGGGTTTCCTAGGCACATTTGCTCAACAAGAGGAGATGCAAATGTCTACAAGATTTCATGAATAGAAGAAAAAGGTCAGATAATATGTCCGTCTAAAGTCTGCAAAGCTGCAGCTATGTTAATTGATATAGCTCTCCCTATCGCCTGATCTGGGTACAATTTGGAGAGGttgcattttcagttaattgaTTTACCGATCCCTATAGCCCGATATCAAAACAATCTGGAGGGGTTCTTCTTGCCCCATGTGCCTTTGACTGCATCAAGTTTGATAAGGATAGGTATAAGTTAACCGTGCCTTTTGGCATTAAGTTAATTTTGGACGATTTTGAGCCTCTGTTGTTTTGTCAATCAACTTGATTTTACCTAAGGCGTTAGGACTTTGGTCCCAAACAGCCAATGAGGTGGTCCCGCTCAAATCAAACATTTTTGTCTATGAACTGTGGccacaggccacgcccatttccaTGCCACACCCTAATTGGACATATGTTGACTGTACCTTGTTCAGAATTTGACTTTCAACAACTTTTGTACTGGACTCAAGATCATAGGAGTCCATTTTGATGACGATATAAGcagtctttttttgttttaaaccacACCCTTTTTAGAAGTCAATGGCTCCTTGGTGCTTTAATCTTTCTAAGTGAAAAAACCTAGGATCCTTAGGGAATAGAATGTTTTTAACATAGTTCAAGATATTCCTAAATTCATCCAAATAAAGTTATAGGTTCTTGAGGCATATTTGTTCAGCATGATGAAATGCATGTGTTAACAAAGCTTCATGACTTTCGTCAAAGCAGCTATGAGATATGTTTGTTTaaagtttgcatttttggaCTGTTgctatagcgccacctttgggccaATCAGTGTAATATTTGCTCTCTGTTAATCTTGAGTCAGCCTCTACAGCTGCAGTAAGTTTCATAAAAAGCGTGCGAGTAGTTTACGCTGTGTAAGTCAAACGtggcggaataataataataataatgataaaactaacaattacaataggttgccttcacactttgtgcttggcaccctaataataataataataaaactaacAATTACAATAGGTTGCCTTCGCACTTTGAGCTTGGCaccctaataataatatgattattatgttCCAGAGAGCAGAGGGGGTTTCCCAGCAAAAGATGAGGGGAATTTTCTTCGAGGTGCACGGAGGTCAGGGATAATAATTCAGGGGTTGTGATTGGATGATTTGTCTTTTGGCTGGTTCGTCAGTCTCTGGTAGTACACACTTGCCCGCAGAAtggcagaggtgtgtgtgcgtgtgtgtgtgtgtgtgtgtgtgtgtgtgtgtgtgtgtgtgtgtgtgtgtgtgtgtgtgtgtgtgtgtgtgtgtgtgtgtgtgtgtgtgttcacatccaCACAGTGTCCAATTCCAGCCCCAAAAATATCCCAGCATGCCCACGCCAAcaaaccctgccccccccccccacacacacacacacacacaccacacacacatcttctgcATTCTGCATGAGTCACAGAAACGTCTCACACATATTTGTgctacagaaacacaaacatacgAGAACTctacatcaaacacacacacacaagcacacacaaacactcatacacccaaacacacacacaaatgtggactctatatcacacacacacacacgcacacgcacagacacacacacacacacacacacacaaacacaaagacgtgCGTGTCATTAGGGAGAGGCCAGTCAGCTAAAGATAGCTAGCCAGCTAGCCCTAtggtgggagggggtgagggagggggtgagggagaggggtgagggagaggggtgagggacaGGTGTTGGGGCAGTGTGAGAGCGAGgagcacacatacagacacacaaacacacacacacacacacacacacacacacacacacacacacacacacacacacacacacacacacacacacacacacacacacacacacacacacacgcagaaacaacAATATCTCTGTCagcacagtaaggatgttcatagaaccaagtgccaaggactaacaatcgctaggttaacccattcgcTGAATACaacacagagagaaaggatgagatgctacacaactaattACTATAACTTAGTacgacacacaataagtgcgtccATTAAGTGCCAGTGCCTGTACAATATACAATAAATAGGAGGggtaataatgaataatataacTACTAATATAACTACTAACTCTCTATCAATATCCATCTTGTTTATGAAGTCTCGCAACTGTTTGAAGGTACCTCATGACTGTAGCATGAATAGTTCCTCAACATAAATCAAGTGCATCCTCAGATTCCTAAACATCCGCAGCCGCCTTCTCGCGATAgaaaatttgttttattttaataacatttttaaatatatatattttttttttattcgcCTTTTTCAAACTAGATGagagggttgaggaggaggagggatgggtggagggggggaggagaggggggagaaggttgaggaggagagagaggaggaggagggggcgaggAGGTGTAATCCGACCCCAACCCACACATTGACACTCTCAACTCGCCAGGGAGCCAGGGTTGGGAATAAAAAAATGggacacacccccccccccccccccgcaattGAAATTCCTCCGTATGTCAGGCACTTATTTTGAAATTGATAATAATGCTGACTTTGAGTATGAGACTTTAgtggctgtgtatgtgttttttattaCAAAATTATCCACCAATGGTCAATCATTTTGTATGTCTGTCAATTATGGCCCACACATGCACTCCTGACCAACAATGGAAGGAGGCGTTCCTCACTCTGCGCTCCTCCTAAAGATCCCTTCCTTGCTAACTAAGGGAGtattttcttgccctctgggggttagggttagggggatgTCCTAAACACACAGCCTTCTAATCTCTTTGAGACTGTTCCTGTGataaagggctatacaaataaagttgaatttaattgaatgttAGTCTGAATCCTTAACGTTCACATTGAGGCTGTTTAtcagacgtttttatccaaagcaactcacaATAAGaatatttgtcagaagaaggaaacaatatattgctgtcggtacactAAGGATGTTCACAGATCCAAGTCCAAgcgctaacaatcgctaggttgaTAAACAATTAAATCTAAAGGAAGTGACActcaggagcccccccccccccccccccccattgggtGCTGGGCTGTCCACTCTGTACCCATTCAACTCTCAATGGCTGGGCCTCTTAAAGTGAAGTGTGGAAGAGGTGTCAAGATAAAACACACTTAAACTTTATTAAGTTAGTTAACAGTTATCTCACAGTTAACTCAATAAAGATTAAGTGTTAACTGTTGGTGTATTCTAAGAGGTGAAGAGATAAAACACACCTCAACTTTATTAAGTTTACTTACCGTTAGTTAACACTTAACGCACAGTTAGCTAATAATTAACTAACAGTTAACTAAACAAAGTTTAAGTATTAACTGTTAGCTAAGTATGCTAAGAGGTGAAGATGTAAAATGCACTTAAACTCTATTAAGTTAGCTACCAGCAAGCTAACAGTTGGTTATCAGTTAGCTAACTCGTGTGGAAGAGGTGTCAAGATAAAACACACTTAAACTTTATTAAGTTCCCTACCATAGACACAGACGCTCTAAAAGGTCTGAACcgcgacctctgacctgtgtAAGGGTGGACGAAAAGTGACAGATTTAGGCTGCTCCGAATTAGGGTACTTTTGGGGTTGTGTGTCGGGAAAGGTCAAAGCTCAATGTTAGGAGTGACAGCTGAAGCCAGTGCGCCTCTCTGATTGGCCGGGCCGGGACCCACAGGGAGTGGAGACGAGGAAATGTTCTTCCTTCCTGTTTCGCCTGAAGGAGAATTCAACTCATTTTGGTCGCAAGTGGAAAACGGTTGCAAATTGAAAACCGCTTTTCTAGTACctatattaaaggttgggtacgcgatttacgaaacgccagcagattttgaaaatacacaactcaaatggtcctaccccctctccttcaacgctgactctgactccacccattccaagtacctggacgcgcaatcatgcacgagcgcgaacagagatgcgcgagagcgagccaggctagcgtaggttttcgtttaacaacatggcactacattcagctgtaaattgcacccagtaccgcgggaagtaggggttttgggggtgctgcaacaccccctgtccgaggccctgtcttatcacagaaaacgatcatttctaaaaaccaaagtggagatttctgaaaacgccggttatgtgttgtcgtatcaacggggagaaacgggattttaggttctgaagcgtcacattatgcaccaggaaatgcttaacgtcatgtgagcgtccgctgtaccgtattggtccgaatataaacacaaaccccattgtaatacgacctatatttggaaaaaagatttgaagaccagatcttgatttcatgaataaataaattgtattaattgaaataatatacgaaaataaaaaggcatagaattaaacactgcattgccactaaacagtagtgcaaataggccgtactgatgtgtacaccaaagacttcctgacactcctctgccccgctgtgttcgttctggctgtggtcgctccgcactgtttcggcccgtggcaaagcgagtcatcctcgctgctgtccaaggcatgttgagacgcagcatttatttaatgctcatatgtcctagtgctgaaaaaaggttatatgaaaaagtgtgagggtcgcggtggtgcgctaaacttgttctgtgagcagctggatgtgaaccatggtgtgaaggaagtgaacacaacgatcgattttcaactgtgcgcgcatgcactggtgtaattgagctgcgctgctatatatctttttttatcaatgtgacgagttgcgagtctagtgcaggccgggtttttttttccagcaccccctgctgagaatacgttctcgcggctatggttgcaccagatgttataaacattaaacggtcacataaatcattactatttttagaaaatgtatgtttgtttcatataattgtattggaagtcctggtttgcactagggttgccgcggtttggacattttcacaccgagtaatacactcgtctcaacaccggtattaccgagcataaacggtataaactttgaaactaggtcaaccgccacacaagcatcggtttttatagacccttctcgtccttcagtggccgccaacgttcgaaagcagcgcctaggattattcttgatttcagtttttctctttcagcgtttttattatcaattactctctgaaaaagagttttccttctctttgctggtggtggtggtggtggtggggattgtggcgtcttgtctgccatggaaattgtcttctactgctaggtccaaatgtggattaactagttccagtagataccgcaggataacaacaaacaggagcttgctctgggtcacgagctctgggtcacgagtactgcacgaaggggtcgcgcgcggggcgcgggggagggggggagggggagtgcagtacgaccgtttgattgacgtacttactgtccaatgaaactcggtggcaatggaaatgattggctggagtttttcgagccctgcccgttccacagatgattgacaagtttaattttcatgtcagtacttctaactcagtggctgtaagcgggttatgataaggatttcaagtaattttgcaaaaatggccaaaaaagcgaatcacctacgcaacctttaaatAGAATTTAGATTACATtagatacatttttattaaaacaaacaataatagACGCTAAGGTAAATGCTCAACTAAATGCTGCAGTAAACAAAACAGACGTTTTAAAcgttataaattataaaagtTTAAAGTgtaaattattaattatattaaagttatattaatatatttttttccggCTTGTTCGATTTCCCTTGTATATTCCCTTGTAAGAACATGAGTGTCAGAGGTAACACTCTCATTAGAATGATACACAACTGTCCACCTTCCTAAAACATTTCCAAACATCGATTTTTTTATTCTAGTGTACTTAAACTTGAAGCAATAGTATTGCTTAAGTTAAGTTAATGCTAGTCGGAATCAATAGCCATTTTTGCTAATTATGGCACATTGACATGTTCATGCATATGAATGTGCTTAGTCAATGTCTAAATAAgccttaaaagaaaataaataatgggtTTGAAAAATTTAAATTACCTAATTTACTGTGTCAAATGGTTgagaaaaaataacaagaaCAGAGTGGAGTAGTTAGCTAGAGAATGTAGCAAAAACTTGTCTAGGCTCAGCTAACATGGCTAAGCGACCGCAATAagctaacaaacaaacaacagaatTTAAAACGCAAATGCTTCAATCACGCTTTAATGTAGTAATCTAGCTAGGTGTGTCTGCTAAAGAGTATTCAGCATACTAGTATTCAATTTTGCTTTGATGTCTCGAAGGACTAAGGCCTTTGCGTTTTGATTGTGTGACACAAGCTAGCGCAGGAGCTAAATATAAAGCTGACCTACAGTATATGCCTGCCTACAGTCGCACAAGCCAACGGTAAAGGCCGCAAGACTGCACTGATACCATATAATCTCACCCATTATATTTCTTCAATCAAATTCTTTGCTTGATCTGGGTGTATGATATAGAGCTGtcacttgtgtgtgcatgtgttagtgtgtgtgtgtgtgtgtgtgtgtgtgtgtgtgtgtgtgtgtgtgtgtgtgtgtgtgtgtgtgtgtgtgtgtgtgtgtgtgataaagagttctcacttgtgtgtgtgtgtgtgtgtgtgtgtgtgtgtctgtgatagagttctcgttgtgtgtgtgtgtgtgtgtgtgtgtgtgtgtgtgtgtgtgtgtgtgtgtgtgtgtgtgtgtgtgtgtgtgtgtgtgagcgtgtttatagttctcgtgtgtgtgtgtctgtctgtgatatagttgtgtgtgtgtgtgtgtgtgtgtgtgtgtgtgtgtgtgtgtggtgtgtgtgtggtgtgtgtgtgtgtgggtgggtgggtgggtgggtgggtgggtgttgcGTGTTGCTTACAGGACTCCCGTTGTCTCCTTTGTGATTAGACGGTAGACTTACACGGCCGGGCTTAGTGACCCGGTGATTAGCGATAATGacacaacctacacacacaacctacacacacaacccaacagTCTATTGCTCTTTAATGGCCTAAAACTTGCTCCGTCTTTAAGAGTTTAGTTTGAATAAACGTATTTTTACCGACACCGGTTTGACACCAGTTGCGCAAGACGACCTGACACCCAGAACAATTTGACATTCAGCCGTGGAGGAAGTGGCCAAATTGGAAAGCACGatcgcacgcagacacacacgcacgcacacacacacacacacacacacacacacacacacacacacacacacacacacacacacacacacacacacacacacaccacacacacacacacacacacacacacacacacacacacacacacaagcatatacgcacagacacgcacgcttacacacacactcatcatttTATGCAGAACTTATCTCCATCCAAAGCGGTGTGCGGTGGAGGTGGTTCCGACCCTTACCTTCTCCTGCGCTCTTGTGAACTTTTTCTGCACGTTGATGGCCAGTTTCCCGGCTGTGACGCCTTTCCCAATCTCAGCCATGTTGGGACCCCCTAGTATACTCAAGCGTCGACCACCCCCGGATAActcgggcgagagagagggagacctttTGCCTGACAGCAGGGTGGAGTGGCCGgtgatcctcctcctccgcgtAAAACCCCCTCGCTCTAATCCCGATGACAGCTTCTTAAAGGAGTAACACGCACGGGCGCGTAAATCTCGGCGCAACTGAACCGAAATGCGTATAAAGCgcgcaaaaaacaaacaaagtcacaaccctaaaacaacaacttccaCTAGATAGGATCTGCGATATCTATTTCTCGCTGCTTTCTGTGGATAGGTGGATGCTCGGAGGACTATGGGTCACCCCTCTTAAAGCCACAGTTATAGAAAGGGTATTATTAGCGCGACAACTGTTGCTTGTCTCTCTGCGCTCCTGCGTTACGCACGGGAGGGGTTCAGTCTAAATGGTGCACGAGGCTATGGGGATCTCTTGTTTCCAGTTGATGCGCACGCAGCTCACCAGTACATGTGAAACTTAGAAAAAAAGAGGTTAAGAGGATGCTAAGTTACGAATCGAAtttcctgtttgtttttttaccagTTTGATAGGGCCGCGAACATGTCCTGAATAGATTAGAAatagagaaaacacacacacacacaagaaagcGACACGCCTTTTCATTTCCATacgatttaatttaaaaaataaatctttaaataTCTCATCACCCCGATATAACTTCATATTTTATTCAGATTGCCGtaaaaacaatatattatattagaatACTTAAATAAACAGGATCATTAGTCATACATCTTTATATTGACACACTGAGGAGCCATAGACACTGATGAAGATGGCGAACAATCATGTCTAAGTaaacctctctcttccccccccaccctctctctctctctctctctctcctcctccctctctctctctcttctctctctctctcctctctctctcctctcttctctctctctctcctctcctcacctctcctctctctcctctctctctcctctctctccctctctcttctctctcctctctctctcctctctctctcttcctctctcctctctctctctcctcctcctctctctctctctctctctctctctctctctctcatgcaggCTATATGTTTACTCTTCGGTCCATTCTCATGTTTTTGTTCACTTTCATTCGTTGAGCAAGTGCTTCCTCTTCCCTTTTTCGGCTATTTCCAGACGCTTTTTTTTCTGAACAGGACTGTAAACCCggcaaaaaaaaatgctttttttcCTTTGTCTTTGAGGGCCGCTAAAAGGGAATAGCGCGGTGTCTGCTGTTACGTTAGAGTTCAGCGACGGAGGAATCCTACGAAATACATTCAGAGCACGCAATTCTTAGGCACCCGCGCGCACACTCGCACTCACACGCGCCCAGACTCCCACGCGCCCAGactcccaccaacacacactcgcacaatcactcatatgtgcacacacacactcgcacgcatacacaaactcGCACGCACAGCCTCCCCACTTGTCTTTGTCTTTAAGTTCCAACTAGCTTTGTCCGTTAGCGTTAGCGTCCTAACCCTTCCCCATCACCCTCACCAGCCGTCCTCGGCCATGCCTAGTGGGTGAAACCTCCCCGGGTCCAGCAACTTCCGGCCCACCCAGTGTAAGACCCTTCCGTACCAGtgtagcccctcccccccctctctccctccaccccaccacctACCCAGAAGCCTCAGCGGCGCGAACGCTGCGTGCGCTAGCTCGTGGCCGTCGACTGCGGCGTAACACGAGGCTAGCATGCCGTCCACCACCAGGGTCCCGTGGGCCGTGAGCGGAGCGTACGCCCCCttccggcccccccccctcgcgcCCGAGACCCCCACCACCCGCGAGAGACGGCCCCCCTGGTCGCCGCCGTCGCTGTTGCCGGGGGCGACCACCAGGACGCACTGCCCCGGCCGGGCGTCGCTGGCGTACACCGCCATCATGGCATTGCCcggggtcggctccgccccttcCGTGCAGTTGCCGCGGGCGACGAAGAGCAAGTGGGCGGCGGTCAGTGAGAGGGCGGCGCCGGAGTGGGTGTGGACGGTGTAGAAGAGCTTCCGGGTCGCGGGGTCGCGGTCCAGGAAGGTCAGGACCTCGCTGTAGACCAGGTGGGCGGGGTCAAAGGTTGCGGTGAGGACACGGTCCCCGGGTTGGAGGTCGCGGAGGGCTGTCCGGCCGCCGGTCTCCGTGGTAACCAAGGCGTCGCCAGGGAAACAACCGCCGGATTTTGCGGCCACGGAATGTTCtgtgagggagggaaagagagagagagggagagggagagagagaagagatagagagagagagagagagagagggagagagagagagagagagagagagagagagagagagagaacagtagacagacagacgacagacagacagacagacaacagacagacagacagacagacatagagagagagagagagagagagagagagagaagagagaggaggagagagagagagagagagaggagagaaaaaaaacaggatAGAGGAAAGATGAGAAAGGAAACAATTTTACGGCGAAAAAAGGGGATGTCAGTATTTCTCAAAGGCTCCGCCCCTCCGACTCCCTAAAGACTAATATAGGCCCGGCCCCCCCGCAGCCCGCCTAGAAAGAACAATAGCAGCTTCACAGATAGGATATTCGTCACCCAGAATCAAGCATTGAAGTGCCAttgtgccaatgtgtgtgtccgtgcgagtgtgtgagtgtgtatccctgcgagtgtgtgtgtattcgtgcgagtgtttgtgtgtgtacgtgcgagtgtgtgtgggggtgtgtgtgtgcatgtgtgcaagcgtgtgtgcgtgcgtgcgagcgtgtgaGTAtatgtgcgcgagtgtgtgtgtgtgtgcatgtactgtaagtgtgtatgtgtatacgctaaggtgtgtgtgtgtatgcgcatgtattgacatgcgtgtgtgtgtgtgggtgcgggtgtgtctgtgtgtgtgtgtgtgtgcctgtttgtgtgtttgtgtgtgtatgtgaaaagTGAATGTACATAGGCACTCGAAGAGTTCAAAAACACCTCTCCAGCGCCTCAAGACTATCTGGGAGTAAATATTAcgggcggggccggcgggcCCAGGCCGGGAGTTAAGataggaggagggaaggagcagGAAACAGAACGCAGGTTATTTAtctacactacacactgcacaTGTTACACTGCACAAACACTTCTGTAGTGTAACAATGTTACACTGCACAATGTGACACTGCACAATGTGACACTGCACAATGTGACACTGCACAATGTTACACTCCACAAGGTTACACTCCACAAGGTTACACTGCACAATGTTACACGGTTACATTACACACCACACAATGTTATGCTACACAATGTTACACTGCACAATGTTACACTACACAATGTTACATTACAAACTGCCCATGCATTACTTAATGCAGACTTGTGCATGTTGTCAATGCATTTCTCTCCATGTGTGTATCCAATCCATAGCCCTGATTGAATGTTACCAATGTGGCATTCAATGTTtaataggggtgtaacggtacacaaaagtcacggtgcGGTAtgtacctcggtttttaagtcacaGTACGGTTAACAGTTAAGGGGAAAATTtaaaaaactgcttgtttctCAAGCCGTAGataagcagcaatgaaaacaccaataaacttggttatggcatttgcatttctgaatcccagacaggggttgttgaaatatttttgtgagctgggtttgcacagctTGTTTTTTTGTCACATTAACGGTGATAGTGACTGCCTTTTCTAATGCGTGTGCGTCctaaag contains:
- the LOC130385912 gene encoding indian hedgehog B protein-like; the encoded protein is MRPAALLTHLVLLHLLLLLFCSPAVEGCGPGRGYGQRRPPRKLVPLAYKQFSPKVAEKTLGASGRYEGKITRSSERFKELTPNYNPDIIFKDEENTGADRMMTQRCKDKLNSLAISVMNLWAGVRLRVTEGWDEDGHHLEESLHYEGRAVDITTSDRDRHKYAMLARLAVEAGFDWVYYESKAHVHCSVKSEHSVAAKSGGCFPGDALVTTETGGRTALRDLQPGDRVLTATFDPAHLVYSEVLTFLDRDPATRKLFYTVHTHSGAALSLTAAHLLFVARGNCTEGAEPTPGNAMMAVYASDARPGQCVLVVAPGNSDGGDQGGRLSRVVGVSGARGGGRKGAYAPLTAHGTLVVDGMLASCYAAVDGHELAHAAFAPLRLLGRWWGGGREGGEGLHWYGRVLHWVGRKLLDPGRFHPLGMAEDGW